The nucleotide sequence GGGCCGATGTTCTTCTGGGCTCCGGCGTAGGCGATGCCGAATTTCGTGATGTCGAAGGACCGCCACAGGAAGTCGCTCGACATGTCGGCGACGAGCGGAACGCTCCCGGTTGAGGGAAATCCCCGCGTGGAGTCCGCATTGAACTCCACGCCGTGGATCGTCTCGTTGGAGGTGATGTGCAGATAGGCGGCCGCAGGATCGACCTTGACGTCGGCGGGCGCCGGAACCCTGGTGTACTTCTTCTCCTTCCCTTCTCCGACTCCAAGGCTTTGCACTGCGACGTTTGCGCCGAACAACGCCGAAACCATCTTCGCCTCTCCGAGCGCCTTCTCGCCCCATGCGCCGGTGATCAGATACTGGGCGATGCTCCCCTTTTCAAGGAGGTTCAGGGGGATCTGCGCGAAGAGCGCCGTAGCCCCTCCCTGGAGGAGAAGGACCTCGTAGCTCGCCGGGACGCCCAGCAGCTCCCTGACGAGCGCTATCGCCTCATCGTGCACACCTTCGTACTCTTTGCCGCGGTGGCTGTGCTCCATCACCGACATGCCGCTACCCGCGAAATCGAGCATTTCTTCGCGCGCGCGCTCCAGCGCAGGCAGTGGAAGGGCGGCCGGGCCGGCGTTGAAATTGATCTTTCGGCTCATAAGTGTCCTCGCCAAGGCGCGGAGGGGATTGCCGCGGGTCGCGCCTCTCGCCCGTATTTCCCGCCAGGGTTCGCAGCGGGAATGCAGGCTTCATCGGCCGCGGGCCGGTTTCCCATTTTTCCAAGGGCGGGGCGAACCGTCAAGAGAAACGTTGTATACTGCATCCGATGCCCCGCTCCAGCCTCCCAACGGGAATTTTCTATCACCCCTCCTTTTCAAGGCGAAGCTATCTTACCGTCGGATCGAGGCTGGCGGACTTTCCCGGTGCCATGGACACGGTGCTGAAGGGCGGCCGGGCGAGGATGTACGAACCCGGACCCGTATCCGCCGAATTGCTGCTTAAGGTCCACACCCCGGACCTGATCGAAGGCGTGAAGGCGGATCCCCTCTGCTCCACAGCATGGCACTCCGCGGGCGGCGTGGTGACGGCGGGGGAAAAAATCGCGGAAGGTGAAATCGCCAACGCCTTCGCATTCATCGGCGCGGGCGGACACCATTCGGGAAGCAATTTTTTCGGCGGATATTGCTGCTTCAACGATGTCGCCCTTTGCATCGTCAACCTGCGTGAAAAATTCGGGTGGAGGCGTTTCGCCATACTGGACACCGACGCCCATCACGGCGACGGCACCCGCGATCTCTTCCTTGACGATACCGACATCCTCCACGTCTGCGTGTGCGGAATGAGCCACGAATCGCCCGACGGAACGAAAGTCGATCTCCCGTTCCCCGACCCCGGCGAAGGGCGGTGGACCGGCGGATCGATGAACGACCTCTATTTCGATACGGTTTCCCGCGAGTTCCCCGCACGGGCGCGAAGCTTCCGCCCCGACCTGGTGTTCTGGTATTTCGGATTCGACACTCATCAGGGTGATTACGGCGACATCGGCCTTACAGGCCCCTGCTACTGGAATATCGCCGCCCTTATGCGGGACCTGTCGGAAGAAATCTGCGGGGGAAGGCTTGAAGTGGTTCTGGGCGGCGGTTCACATACCCGGTTGGCGACGTATCTGATACCCCCGATTCTCGATACGTTGGCAGGAACCGGCTGATGCTGTCCCGACGCCGGCCGGTCCGCCCTCCGTATTTTTTATATATACAGTATACAGTCGATTCTGTGTTATAGTCCGGTTCAACGTATTCATCCTGAGCTATTTTCCACAACCACAAGGAGGGGCAGCCCATGGCAAGGAAGAAGATTGCGATTATCGGTGGCGGTCAGATCGGCGGAGTGCTCGCCCAGCTTTGCGCACTGCGCGAACTCGGCGACGTCGTGTTGTTCGATATCGTCGAGGGAATGCCTCAAGGCAAGTGCCTCGACATCGCGGAGGCCTCCAAGGTTGACGGGTTCGACGTTACGCTTAAGGGAACCAACAACTACGCGGACATCTCCGGCTCCGACGTCGTCATAGTGACGGCGGGCCTCCCGCGCAAGCCCGGCATGAGCCGCGACGACCTGATCGAAGTCAACTCCAAGATCATGACCCAGGTCTCCGAGGGGATAAAGAAATTCGCCTCCAACGCGTTCGTCATCGTCATCTCCAACCCCCTGGACGCCATGGTCACCCTCTGCCAGCGGATCACCGGCATCCCGTACAACAAGATCATCGGCCAGGCCGGAGTCCTCGACTCGGCCCGGTTCGCGACGTTCATCTCCTGGGAGCTCGGCGTCTCCGTCCGCGACGTGACGGCGATGACCCTGGGCGGGCACGGCGACGACATGGTGCCCCTCGTCCGGTACACCAGCGTGGCCGGCATTCCCGTGATGGAGCTGCTGGAGAGGAAGTACGGCAGCGCCGCCAAGGCGAAGGAAGTCATGGAAGCCATGGTGAACCGCACCCGCAAGGCGGGCGGCGAAGTGGTCGCCCTGCTCAAGACCGGGTCCGCGTTCTACTCCCCCGCCTCCTCCACCCTCGCCATGGTCGAGTCTATCCTGAAGGACCAGAAGCGAGTCCTCGCCTCCTGCGTCTACCTGAACGGAGAGTTCGGGGTTAAGGGATATTTCGTGGGCGTGCCCTGCGTGCTGGGCGCCAACGGCGTGGAGAAGATCATCGAGTTCAAGCTCGACGCCGGAGAGCAGGCGTTGATGGACAAGTCGGTCGCCGCCGTGAAGGGGCTGGTCGACACGCTTAAATAACGCATTCCGCAGTTTGCCGCCCTCCGGTCCGGCGCGGTCCGGGGGGCGGCGCCTTGTATTATCTTTAACCCCGTCTCATCACTAGATGGATTTCCCGGCTCAACTCCTGGATCGTGAACGGCTTCCTCACCCTGCCCCGGAACCCGTAGTGCGCGTGGTTCGACAGGACCGGGTCGTTGGAATATCCGCTCGAGACGATCGCCGCCACGCCCGGATCGGCCTCCCGCAGTCTCCGCACGACCTCCACTCCCCCCGTCCCCCCGGGGACCGTCAGGTCCAGGATGACCGCATCGTACGGCTCGCCTGTCTCAAGGGCGCGCAGATAGAGCCGGGACGCCTCATCCCCGTCACGGACGACGCTCACGCGGTAGCCGAGTTTCGTGAGCATCTCGCCGATAACGTCGAGGATGATCTGCTCGTCATCCATCACAAGGATTTTCCCCACCCCGCGGAATACCGTCTCATCCGTCCTGGATTCGGGTGCCGCCTGCTTCCCGGAAGCGGGGAGGTAAAAGCGGAACGTCGTCCCCTTCCCCGGTTCCGATTCCACGACGATGTTCCCGCCGTGCCTGTTAATGATGGAATAGACCGTGGTCAGCCCCAGTCCTGACCCCTTGGGTTTCGTGGTGAAGTACGGGTCGAATATCTTGTCGAGGTTTTCCGGCGGGATCCCGATCCCATGGTCGCTTATGGAGACCTTTACGTACTTTCCTTCCTTGAGGAGCAGGGAATTCCCCGGCGCAGCCGTGAAATTCTCACCCTCGATCCGGATCGATCCCCCGTCCGGCATCGCCTGGTCGGCGTTCAGTATCAAGTTGTTGACGACCTGGCTGATCTGGCCCGCGTCCACGTCCGCCGGCCAGAGATCGGCAGGGAAGGAAAATTCGCACCGGACGTCGGATCCGCGCAGGGCGAACACGGCGGATTCGTCGATCAGGTCACGTATGGAAGCGGCGCTCCTTACGGGTGCGCCTCCCTTGGAGAACGTGAGAAGCTGCTGCGTCAGGTTCTGTGCGAGAAGGCATGCCTTCTCAGCTTCCAGCAGCCGCTGGCCCTCCTTCTTCCCCTGGGCGGAGGCCATCATGGACAGGGCGATGTTCCCCCTGATGGCTGTAAGGAGGTTGTTGAAGTCGTGGGCGATGCCGCCTGCAAGCACGCCGAGCGATTCGAGCTTCCTCGACTGGATCAGTTCCTCCTCCATCCTCCTCTTTTCCGTTATGTCCCGTGCGACCCCGATCCCTCCCACGATGTTTCCCGCCGCGTCCTTGAGCGGCGAAGCGGACATCTGTACGTGTTTCAATCCCCGGTCCGCCGCCACGGACCGTTCGATCCTGTGAACCTTGCTTGTCCTGAAGACTTTTTCCATCGGGCAGTCATCGCACACTGCGGGCAGCTTGTGATACGCCTCGTAGCAATATTCGCCGACGTGCGGCCCGACTATGTCCCTGTGCGCGTTGTTCTGGTACAGCACCTTGAAATCCCTGTCGACTATGCTGATCCCGTCCCCCATGGCATCGATGATGCCTTCCAGCCTGGCCTTCTCCACATTGACACGATAGATCGCCTCCTGAAGCTCCGTCCCGCTGCCGCCTTTCGCGGTGATGTCCGCGATGATCCCCCGGAAGCCCACGACGTTGCCGTCCCGCCGGATCGGAGCAGCGTACACGTGAACGAACAACGACGAGCCGTCCTTCCGCCTGGCCTTGTATTCGTTGCCGTTGGGTTTCAGCCCGTTCACCGCGCGCAGGATGTTCTCTTCCACCCGGTCCCTGCTGCCGGAATCGAGAACCCGGAAGATATCGATCCCCTTCTCGATATCCTCACCGGTAAATCCGAAGGTTTCGCCGGCGTGGCGATTCGCGAACGTCAGGTTTCCTTCCAGGTCCATTTCGAATACCGACTGAGGCAGGGAATCGATCAACTCCCTGAAGTCGATTTGACGGTTCTTCATCGATCCGCCCCCTCGATATCCGATTTGGAAACCTGGAAACACGAAACCTTGCAGGAAGACATACCAATAGCATTATCGGAATTTAAGAAATCAAAACAAGTAGAATCTGACAAGGCTATCGGGAAAGAAACCCCTCTATCGTTCGGAGCGCCGCAAGCGAACCATCCGGGATCGACAGGTGGGGGTCGTCGATCCATGGCTCCCCCGGATTGATCCGGATTACGGTCGCGCCTGTCCGCCGCCCCATTCGTTCGCACATGCTCCGTATCGTCGGAATCGCGGTCCCGGCGCCGATTTCGACGACCGCCGTCTCGCCGCCCATGTTCTCTTCGAGGAACCTGTCGAACCGGTTTTCCTGGCAATCGGTTCGGTTGCTCAGCCATGAAAAATCGCCGAACATCAGGATATTGGGTCTTGCCGTGCCTCCGCACCGGATGCACGACGGAATCCTGAGCGCCCGCATGGTTTCCTCGTTTACGGGAATCTCCTCGCGATTCGGCCAGATTTCATCGGTGCAGGGTGAAAGGCATTGAAGGTGATGGATCGATCCGTGAATTTCCAGCACATCCTCCTCCCCGAAACCGGCCTTCTGGAAATGGCCGTCCACGTTGGATGTGACTATGAATTTTTTCAGCCCGAATCGTTCCACCCACCCCCGAAGGATACGAAAACCTTCATGAGGCTCCGTGCTGCGGTAGAGGTTGGCGCGGTGTCCGTAGAAACCCCAGCCGAACGCTGGATCGCGGCCGAAATGCGCGGGATTGGCTGCGCCGACAAAGGTTATCCCGAGTCTCTCGTACATCGGGTAGGCGTTCCAGAATCCCTTTTCTCCCCGGAAATCCGGCAGCCCGGAATCCACTCCCATCCCCGCTCCAGAGGCGATCACAAGCGCCCGCGCCTTCCCTATCGCATCCGCCGCACGCCGGCACGCTTCCAGCAGGTCCATGCCTATTCCTCCACCTTCCGAATATAGCAAGCCGTAACGTCGATAGGGAAGCGGATAGGCCTTATAGCGATAAACTTTCCCGGTCGTTTTCCGATAAGGCTTTTAAGGCTAGGAATGGAGTTCTACCTTTGTTTTAAGGTTATGGCAAGCAGTTGAAACTTAACGTGAAATGCAACATGGAGTAAAAACCAGTGGATTCATTTCCGTTCCTTATCGCGAAATCGGTCCTGCTGATCCTCGCGGCGGCTCTGATTGTGGAGTACGTGATCAGGAGACGGACCCTGCATCGGGAGGCCGTCCAGAACAATTACAGGCAGCAGCAATTGACCGATCTGTCCCAGGAGTTGCACCGCCTCAAGAAAACCCTGGCGCGGAAGAACGAAATCGCCAACTCCATACCGCTGATCGCAAAGAAACTCACCGAAAGGCTGCCGCAGGACGCCCTCCCTTCGATCGCAGTGCGTTGCGCCAAGGACCTGTTCCATGCGAGGCAGGCGGGTTTCTTCGCGCCCGTGGACGATACCTCCGATTACACGCTGGAAGTAGGGGTCGGTTTCCCGCAGGACTGGCAGGGAAACATAAGGATCAAATCGGACGAAGGAATCCTCGGTATGGCCCTCCAGAAGAAGGTGGTCGTCGCCCGGGTGGATTCCCTTTCCTCGGCAGGACGGCGCCTGTCGCAGCAGTCCCTTGAGCAGATGAACGTTTTTCCCGATTTCGTCGCCCCGGTATTCGGCGTATCGGGAATCATGGGGGTTCTCGTGGTCGCGGGAAGTCCCCTTCCCCTCGACGAGGAACGGAAAAACATTTCCATGCTGGCCGACCTCTTTTCCGTGGCTTTGCGTAACGCCACCTTGATCGATTCGGGCATCACCAGGACGTGGGCCGATCATCTCACCGGCGTATCGAACCGGCTGCATTTCCTTCAGAGATTCGAAATCGAGATCCGCCGGGCGGAAAACTACGGCCAGGCCATTTCCCTCTTCATGTTCGATATCGACGAGTTCAAGAACATAAACGACACCTACGGGCACACCGCGGGAGACCAGGTTATAAAGAAGCTGGCGGAGATAGTCCGCCATAACACCAGAAGCTCGGACCTTGTCGGACGCTACGGCGGCGATGAGTTCATGGTGCTGATGACGTCGTCGAACATGGAACAGGCGCAGAAGTACGCCGATCAACTGAGGGGAAAAATCGCGGGCACGGGTATCTCTCTCCCCGGCTATGCCGATCCCGTGCGGATCACGATAAGCGGCGGCCTGGCGGTCTATCCTGCCAACGGGATCACGACGACCGAACTGATGAACGCGGCCGATGCCGCGCTCTACGAGGCGAAACGTACCGGCCGGAACAGGATGATCGTGGCGCAATCCCTGGGGCTGGACGGAAGCGTCATCTGCCACCATGCCGCGAAAGACGAAAAAATCCCGCAGCCGGAAACCGGACCGGAGGACGGGGTTCTTCCGCCTG is from Deltaproteobacteria bacterium and encodes:
- a CDS encoding PAS domain S-box protein, with translation MKNRQIDFRELIDSLPQSVFEMDLEGNLTFANRHAGETFGFTGEDIEKGIDIFRVLDSGSRDRVEENILRAVNGLKPNGNEYKARRKDGSSLFVHVYAAPIRRDGNVVGFRGIIADITAKGGSGTELQEAIYRVNVEKARLEGIIDAMGDGISIVDRDFKVLYQNNAHRDIVGPHVGEYCYEAYHKLPAVCDDCPMEKVFRTSKVHRIERSVAADRGLKHVQMSASPLKDAAGNIVGGIGVARDITEKRRMEEELIQSRKLESLGVLAGGIAHDFNNLLTAIRGNIALSMMASAQGKKEGQRLLEAEKACLLAQNLTQQLLTFSKGGAPVRSAASIRDLIDESAVFALRGSDVRCEFSFPADLWPADVDAGQISQVVNNLILNADQAMPDGGSIRIEGENFTAAPGNSLLLKEGKYVKVSISDHGIGIPPENLDKIFDPYFTTKPKGSGLGLTTVYSIINRHGGNIVVESEPGKGTTFRFYLPASGKQAAPESRTDETVFRGVGKILVMDDEQIILDVIGEMLTKLGYRVSVVRDGDEASRLYLRALETGEPYDAVILDLTVPGGTGGVEVVRRLREADPGVAAIVSSGYSNDPVLSNHAHYGFRGRVRKPFTIQELSREIHLVMRRG
- a CDS encoding histone deacetylase produces the protein MPRSSLPTGIFYHPSFSRRSYLTVGSRLADFPGAMDTVLKGGRARMYEPGPVSAELLLKVHTPDLIEGVKADPLCSTAWHSAGGVVTAGEKIAEGEIANAFAFIGAGGHHSGSNFFGGYCCFNDVALCIVNLREKFGWRRFAILDTDAHHGDGTRDLFLDDTDILHVCVCGMSHESPDGTKVDLPFPDPGEGRWTGGSMNDLYFDTVSREFPARARSFRPDLVFWYFGFDTHQGDYGDIGLTGPCYWNIAALMRDLSEEICGGRLEVVLGGGSHTRLATYLIPPILDTLAGTG
- the serC gene encoding 3-phosphoserine/phosphohydroxythreonine transaminase — its product is MSRKINFNAGPAALPLPALERAREEMLDFAGSGMSVMEHSHRGKEYEGVHDEAIALVRELLGVPASYEVLLLQGGATALFAQIPLNLLEKGSIAQYLITGAWGEKALGEAKMVSALFGANVAVQSLGVGEGKEKKYTRVPAPADVKVDPAAAYLHITSNETIHGVEFNADSTRGFPSTGSVPLVADMSSDFLWRSFDITKFGIAYAGAQKNIGPSGVVVVVISRELIEKGRKDIPKIWQFRTHADNKSLYNTPPTFGVYMVRNVLAWLKGQGGLAKVEEINRKKAGRLYGVIDKNPQFFRSPVEKESRSVMNVVFRLPSEELEANFIAEAKKAGMVGLKGHRSVGGIRVSMYNAASYEWVDTLASFMETYAKGK
- a CDS encoding NAD-dependent deacetylase, translating into MDLLEACRRAADAIGKARALVIASGAGMGVDSGLPDFRGEKGFWNAYPMYERLGITFVGAANPAHFGRDPAFGWGFYGHRANLYRSTEPHEGFRILRGWVERFGLKKFIVTSNVDGHFQKAGFGEEDVLEIHGSIHHLQCLSPCTDEIWPNREEIPVNEETMRALRIPSCIRCGGTARPNILMFGDFSWLSNRTDCQENRFDRFLEENMGGETAVVEIGAGTAIPTIRSMCERMGRRTGATVIRINPGEPWIDDPHLSIPDGSLAALRTIEGFLSR
- the mdh gene encoding malate dehydrogenase, with the translated sequence MARKKIAIIGGGQIGGVLAQLCALRELGDVVLFDIVEGMPQGKCLDIAEASKVDGFDVTLKGTNNYADISGSDVVIVTAGLPRKPGMSRDDLIEVNSKIMTQVSEGIKKFASNAFVIVISNPLDAMVTLCQRITGIPYNKIIGQAGVLDSARFATFISWELGVSVRDVTAMTLGGHGDDMVPLVRYTSVAGIPVMELLERKYGSAAKAKEVMEAMVNRTRKAGGEVVALLKTGSAFYSPASSTLAMVESILKDQKRVLASCVYLNGEFGVKGYFVGVPCVLGANGVEKIIEFKLDAGEQALMDKSVAAVKGLVDTLK
- a CDS encoding GGDEF domain-containing protein; the protein is MDSFPFLIAKSVLLILAAALIVEYVIRRRTLHREAVQNNYRQQQLTDLSQELHRLKKTLARKNEIANSIPLIAKKLTERLPQDALPSIAVRCAKDLFHARQAGFFAPVDDTSDYTLEVGVGFPQDWQGNIRIKSDEGILGMALQKKVVVARVDSLSSAGRRLSQQSLEQMNVFPDFVAPVFGVSGIMGVLVVAGSPLPLDEERKNISMLADLFSVALRNATLIDSGITRTWADHLTGVSNRLHFLQRFEIEIRRAENYGQAISLFMFDIDEFKNINDTYGHTAGDQVIKKLAEIVRHNTRSSDLVGRYGGDEFMVLMTSSNMEQAQKYADQLRGKIAGTGISLPGYADPVRITISGGLAVYPANGITTTELMNAADAALYEAKRTGRNRMIVAQSLGLDGSVICHHAAKDEKIPQPETGPEDGVLPPAPPLKEIIK